The following DNA comes from Capsicum annuum cultivar UCD-10X-F1 chromosome 7, UCD10Xv1.1, whole genome shotgun sequence.
CAAGATACTGAGATAGAATTTCACCTTTTAAAGttcgaaattcataaaaaaaaaaaaaatatttctcaagaaATAAAATACTCTTTAAATAACtactatattttaatataatgaattaaaaattattcCTAATAAGTCTAAGAGATTTAAGTGTAAGATTTTCCTACTATAAGTGATAATAgcacttattatttattttttttaggataCAAGGGGTATATCCACAACTAATTCAAATTACATGAGTATTTAGTGTAATTATTCCTAAAATCATATTTAcataatcttttcaaaatatattcaTACATAAGGTTTTCACTTAATTAATTTCACATCCTTTAATCTCCTTCTACCATTAGAGTTCTTCACTACAAATTACTACTTAATTTCATTCTCTATAAAACTCCAAATAATCAcctttgaattaattttcaatatgAACTTTAATAATTCTATCAAAATTTGGAGTTtgatttttatgttgatttttttgGCTAGTAAATTGGAAGCACAACCTTATGTTACATGGGATGACATTAAAGTAAATTCAAATGCTTTAGATTTAAATGAGGAAGGATATATCAAGTCTCAAAGAGTTATCGTGGTTGATCAAAATGGTAATGGAGATTCAGTTACAGTACAAGGTGCAATCGACACGGTCCCAATAAATAATTCTGAtcgaatcaaaattttcattcgtCCCGCGATATATAGGTACTTATATATAGAAATGGCgcagaaatatatatattttttatagttaaaTGACATATATAGATTTAGAATCGAGGTATATAGCCAATGTGGGGTCACTTTTTGTGTTTTAATTtaagtattttcttaaaaaataattttctttatttgtttagtttaatttatacTTTCAAACTTCTCATCACTGAGACATTGAAATCTCCATTTGTTACTTTAGAATTCTATATATAATTAAAgtaaatatttatatgaaaattattagCAGTAAAATAGGTGTAGCATTTAAGTTGGTGCGTTCAATTGATCCCAATATTTACTAGTCAATGAGTAATTGAGTATTACATATACTAGTCATTATATAAGTActagatatttaattatttttttttaaaaaataaaattggacctataattacaaaaatctaaTAGATTCAATAGTAATAACTTGAACCCGTAAAAGTTATATCCTACGTCTATTTATTGTTTGAGATTGAGATTTAGTCGTTACGATTGTTATTTCTTTCCATTTATGTGAAGATTTAGTTgtctaatttttttgtgtgtagaGAAAAAGTATTTATTCCAGCATCAAAGCCATTTATCTCATTAATTGGTGATGAAAATCATCCTGGAAGAGCAATAATTACTTGGAATAGCAAGGCCTGTGATAAGGACCAATACGGCAATGAGTTAGGCACTATTAATACCGCCACGGTTGCAGTAGAATCAGATTATTTTTGTTCATCTGGCATCACTATTGAGGTACTCGGCTCGATACAGAATGAACGTGATCTTATTATTAGGTGTAAATACATCGAGTATAGAAAGTAATTGATTAAGTTAAACTTACAGAATACGGTGTTTGCATTTCCTTGGGAATATAACAAGCAAGCTGTGGCATTAAGACTAGCAGGTGACAAAGCAATGTTGTACAAAGTTAGGGTTTTGGGATCACAAGACACACTTTATGATGAGTTGGGATCACATTATTTTTTCAAATGTTACATTGAAGGCACTGTTGATTTCATTTGTGGCAATGCTACATCACTCTATCTGGTACTTTCTTAATACCGCGCCGTCTTATTGTCAtctgttgtttattattttcggTAGCTACATTGATCTGTGCGCGCTGCTTTCCTATTGGTTGTCATGATTTCTTCGTTGATGTTTTTCCTtttcattagttatttttttttcaacgaATGACGAGCACTTCGATCCATTCACCACTCCTAGCACCCCTTGACCGACATTTCATTCTTCTTTTGGGCCCACTTGGTCACGGCTAACACATCATTTTGATCCATTCACCACTCCTATCACCCATTTGCCCTAGTTGGTCATGATTgacattttattcttttttttgacCCAGTTGGTCACGGCAAACACCCATTTTGATCCATTCACTACTCCTAGCACCCATTTGACCTAGTTGGACACGTCTTTGGGCCCAATTGGTCACTCTAGCACCCATTTTGATTCATTCACCACTCCTAGCACCCATTTGCCCTAGTTGGTCACGACCGACATTTCATTCTCTTTTTGGGTCTAGTTGGTTACGGCTAGTACCCTCCTAGATCAAGGCCACCACTCCATGTCGTGACCTCAATCATTGATCGATCTATTGTGACACCAATTGTCATATAGACGATATATACAGGAGAATACTTCTCGAAAGACTAGTCTGTTACGACCTATGAACCCATTAGTATATCTTTAATCAATCAGGGACAACTCACACATACGCCCCCATTAGTATATCTTTAATCAATCAGGGACAACTCACACATACGCCCCTCCACGGGACTTGCATCTAAAATCTATCACCCGAGCAAGCCTCACTCGTTAATTTTTTTTGGCAACAGGGTTGTGATCTTCATTCTATAGCTCAGGACAATATGGGAATAACAGGAGCAATTGCAGCACACCAAAGAGACTCACCTGATGTAGATTCAGGATTCTCATTTGTTAAGTGTAAAGTCACTGGAAGTGGCAGTGTCCTTTTAGGCAGAGCTTGGGGAGAATATTCAAGAATTATATACTCAAAATGCTATTTTGATGGCATTATAACTCCAGAAGGATGGTATGATTGGGACCAATCATCTAGACAACAGTAAGATACACCAATTTTTCAACTGAGTTTAACTTCTATACCTTGACACGGTTTTTTAGACACCGTTATTTAACTTGTACTTACACGTCTACCAAGTCTAGAACAACTTCAGACGTAGTCCAGAATTAGGCTATGTCAAGAAAATGTCTGAAGTTACATATGGCTAAAGTTCATGCAGAAAAATGACTGAACGTCAATCGTATGTGCCTGAGCTTCACACATCATTTTTAAGCCTAACTTCAGACATAGTTTGGAATTAGGCTATGTCAAGAAAATGTCTGAAGTTACATATGACTAAAGCTCATGCAGAAAAATGACTGAACGCCAATCATATGTGCCTGAACTTCAGACATTTTCAAGCCTAACTTCAGACATCGTATATCTGAAGTTGTTCCGAGGTGGTAGACTTGCTAAGTTATTGACAttgtcttatattttttttcatttttaggcaTGCACTGTTTGGAGAATATAATTGCAAGGGCATAGGAGCCAACAGAACAGGTAGAGTACCATGGGCTAGATCTTTGAGTAAAGACCAAGTCCAGCCCTTCTTGAAtagaaaatttattggtggaaaatATTGGCTTAGAGTATAGTTTCATTATGACTATAAATTGCAAAAAACATTAGGCTCTATTGGGTTGtgaaaattccattttttataggttgtatTAGAGTCTATTTCCTTAAAAGTTTGATCAAACATTTTGTTTGACGTAGCTTTTCTATATTGAGGTTTATTCATGTGTAAGTGTCCTACAACATTGTTTGCTACCACTTGTACAAGAATATCATCCTATATATATTGATTGTATGAATGAATTTTTCAAAATTGGATGTGAAAAAGGTGAGGTTTACTTATGTTTCaagtgttttcaaatgattttatttatatagtctaaaaatatataaaaaagttttACACTAATAGTATATTCGGAGAATAGCTGTTATATGATTTGAGGTTTATGAGTTCAAGATTTTAGTCATTTTGAGCTTGTGATTGCAACAAATTTTATAGTCATGTAACACCACAAACATAACTTTTTCCACGCTCTGCCACGAGGACATGACTTTATATATGAAGCTATATAGGTTGAGTATTAGAGGTAGAAGAGTAGTAAAATAGCCGAGTGTTCTCATACTTTTATGTTGGTAGAGTCGAAGAGATACGGGGCTAATAGGATAATCTCCTCTTCTTATATTATATCTCCTCATTTAGGATTCACATAATATGTTATTCTTCATTTTTACTACTATCTATTGCTTAATTtgttgctatgtttatcttgctATTTCGTTATTCGCTCtaccaaacaaaataaaaataattaagattaagaTACATTCTACCCTCCTCACGTTCCATTTGTAGGATTAAATCAAATaggttattattgttgttatcacaTGATGTCATCTCAAAATCTTTGTGATAAATAGCTCCATATACCCGTTAGAGAAGAGGAGCTATCAGTCAGCCACATGTATGATCTTGGGGAACAAAGTACAGGATAGTTCGGTGCATAAAGTTTCTACTATACGCAGAGTTTGAGGAAGGACTCGACCACAGAAAATATATTCCAAAAATTGAAACCGTGACCTCCCAAtgacatgacaacaactttaccggtGGTGAATACTATTCAAGAACCGAATaagcactactaaaaaaaaaccATAAAAAGCGACCGCGACCAAGTACGATGATCGcaaaaaagcgaccacttgtgattgttttttatcttttattttcttaaattaattaattaattaaaaatcgattacatgtggtcacttttatattttaaaattctttaaatttttatacaaagTATATGTGTTTTGTTAAACAAAGTGGtcgattttgaatttaaaaaaattgaaaaacccgATCAATCTTCACGACATTTATGAAAATGTGATAATTCATCGGTTTTTCATTATTCCAttataaataaacaataatattACATAACTGTAATTTAACATGTTGTAGtaagtaatttttcttattttttactgATGGAATAAACTTATTATAAACAAATGCCTATAATTAACTCTTAAATAACCTTTTAGTCCGTAATCTCCGTAAATAAATGTCAAattcttataataataatattgaatgACTATGGTTTTAATTTCAAAACGAAAAGAGGCACCCCTTTATGAACACAACATGTGACTCTTAAATTAATTCCAAATCCTCCACTAcatactctttttctttttttttgatttttaattatattatactattttatcataattaaattatttgatgaaGTAACAATTTATATCAATTAAACCATGATTAtgtgataaaagtgaatataTAAACACAAACGCTGACACTCTATACTCGTTTCTTTTCCACTTATTGTAAAAATTAAAACACATTGAATTAAAAAGCAAGAGAAAAAGATGCtgatttttagagaaaaaaaaaaaaaagcatagcGGTTATTAATATTCAACTTTGCAAAAAACACACCTCTTGGTatatattttatcttgaaattttCACAACTACTTCTTAACAAAAACTACCCCATCAATCTTTACACATTTTACTTTTATTACATTAAagactttagaggttcttgataTTATGTAACATGCAAATTCCAACGTTCATAATCTTAGAAATATTAATACTATgaacaaagttttttttttttttttataaaataccATACCACACGTACTAGGCTCTTTATATTTATTGCTTTCACTTCTTACTTGCTTTGCCCACACCTCTTCTTACCATCTTCATTTTTctcatacaattttttttttttggttaatttagTGATGAATTTGAGTGATTTTAGCACTTGGGttgtgatttttttcttgatttatggTGATCAATATTCATGTTACATTATTACATGGGATGATATGAAGGTGGATTTTAATAGTATgaaaaaagatgaatttataCGATCAcgtaattctttttcttcacaaagaCATAGAGTTATATTTGTTGATCAAAATGGTAAAGGAGATTCAATTACTGTTCAAGGTGCAGTTGATAAAGTCCCTATACATAATTTACAGAGAGTTATTATTTACATTCATCCTGGAACCTACaggtaattattttaatttttttcgatGTTGCTcgaactttttaaaaaaaatgtcgaGGAATGTGTGTTGGGTTCTCCAAAAGTATCCACATAGTAGTCTTCTTTATCTTCATACTGTGATTAATTTCTATGTTATTCGggctcttcaaaaatgtcgacgAATGCGTATCGGATTTTCCGAAAGTATTTTATCTTTGGAGAATCAGACACTGTGTgacaatatttttgaagagtctgaacAGACCAATCTAGGCTTGAATATATAAGGGTTTTGTAAAATTTAATTGGTTTAAATTGAATTGTTTGTGTGTGTTAAAAATTTTATACTAATTATGTACGAAAATTCAATTCTGAACTCAATTAGTGTAAGCTATATTCGACGATAATATATTTGAGTTTAAATTCTGTTTATTCAATCTAACGATGTAAAATATATTAACCCAATCAGAACACTTAAGAAGATAATGATTATAGTGTATAAACAAATTCATTGCATTATCAATGTAATTATACAaattaaattcattattcttaGTAGTTTCTTGTGTTAATTACAAATATAAAAAGCTCATGTATTGATtcatatatacattttttttttgttcttgtatttttttttttttaagttggtGTAAATTGTAAAACCAAATTAAGCTTGAGGACGTGGGTACTAGAAATAGTTTACAGTTAACAAAATGATGATACTGGGTtaccaacccccccccccccccccccccccccccgcacacacacacacacacaaaaatcaaaaaaagaaaattaactttTGTGTACTAATAAAATAAcaactttttaaaattgatttttatataGAAGATGTTGAATCTCCTTTGACTTTTTCATGTGTTTACGTTTCATATTATGAACCTCTTAGTAAAAACTCCGACTTTGCGTCATATATTGTAACCAGGGGCAGAGCTACCCTTAGTCCatgcatagttaaaattattttttatgtatacaCAGTATAGATATTGAATCCCCTTTGATTAGTTCGTgtgtttacttctgaaccccttAACGAAAATGCTGATTCCGCCACTATTTGTAACGTGTCTAATTTAATATTGTGAAcatgttgtatattattatgcaGAGAGAAGGTGAATATACCAGCATCAAAGCCATTCATATCATTAGTTGGTGATCATAACCAAACAGCCAGAACAATTATTTCTGGCCATGACAAAGCATCTGACACTGACCAATATGGTTCTATTTTAGGCACTTGTAGATCTGCCACCCTCACTGTTGAATCTGATTACTTTTGTGCTACTGGCATCACCATCGAGGTATGTATATACTATACTACAGTCAAACCTCTTTATAACAACAGTATATCGTCtgtttgaataattatttttttattttcagaacACTATAATTCCAGATGCTAAAGGTGTTGGAATGCAAGCAGTGGCATTGAGATTAACTGGTGATAGATCAGTGTTGTATAGAGTAAGAATATTGGGATCACAAGATACACTTTTAGATGATGCTGGATCACATTATTTTTACCAATGTTATATTCAAGGATCTGTTGATTTCATTTGTGGAAATGCAAGATCACTTTATAAGGTACTTACTCTCCCTACCTACCAATGTTGCTCGGACTATCCTAAAATGTTGTTGTTGTGCCACTGTTGGATCGTTCAAATATGCACTGTTTTTGGCACACATGATCGGCATTTtggaagagtccgagcaacatagctccCTGCTAGCACATGTTCTAAGGATTTCATCAAGTCTAAGttcttttttcttatatattgtcAACAGAACTGTACACTACATTCAATAGCCAAAGGATATGGAGCAATTGCAGCACAACATAGAGACACAGCAAGTCAAGATACTGGTTTCTCTTTTGTTAACTGTAAAATCAGTGGAAGTGGCAAAATCTTTTTAGGCAGGGCATGGGGAGAGTATTCAAGAATTATATATTCCAAATGTGACATTGATGGTATTATTGATCCCAAAGGTTGGACTGATTGGAATCAACCATCTAGGCGCCAGTAAGACGATACAATCTTTAACTTATTGCACTTTTTGGTTCATCAGTCATTTAGTGTCCGGTGTCCGCAGTGCACCCTGAGACCTCTGGTTATGAATGCAGATATCATATTTAGTCATAGCAAACATACCCTCCTTTAAGTCAACTGGAGAATTTCAACAAGGCTGAACTTTTTGTAGGTGGTTATGAGGAGGGGCATGTTAGGAAGGGGGGCGTTGAGGCCCAAGTTCGTAGGTTTAAGAGAttggctttggatggtttcaggcggggtagagTTAGGTCGAAGAAAtactagagggaggtgattagacgtgacatgaagcagttacagcttactaaggacatgacaCTAGATCGGAAGGTATGGAGGATGAAAATTAGGTTAGAGGGCTAGTGCGTGTGGGTGTAGCCTTACTAGTAGTCGTAGGGCTTTGTGCATAAATTGGAGTGTCCAGCTAGGAGAGTTTGGGTTGAGGGTGTGTTTTTGATTTGATAGTGTATAATAATACTTTGTGGATGTTTTATTTCGGTTATTTCATCttctttcatgttttattatGCCTTCATTTACTATCTTTTTATCCCGAGCTGGAGGTCCATCGGAAACGCCTTCGTTTACTATCTTTTCATGGACTCTGTATACTTGatcctccccagatcccactacTTGGGAATACGCcgggtatattgttgttgaaCTTTTTGTATTTACTGTGTTTGTAGGCATGCAGTATTTGGAGAATACCAGTGTAGGGGCAAAGGAGCAAATAGAGCAGGTAGAGTGGCATGGTCCAAGACACTCAATGACTCTGAAGCACAGCAATTTTCGGATGTAGAATTCATAGGTGGACAACAATGGCTCAGACTCTGAAATAGGCTTATGAGCATTCCACTTTCATAGGTGTTGATCAAGAATCCACCACCCTCAATTTTGAAACATAGACCATATAGTGTGTCACAATGATTCCACCTTAAAACAATGGATTTTCAGCATGCAAGAATCTTAGTATGTAAGCGTATATTACATCGTGTGCAACGCACTTGCAAAACAATGTCTCGATAGTGATACTAAGATCCACGTTACAGATATCGTCTCCTAGTCATCAGAGAGTTTCTAATTGCTAGAGCATCTCCAGATTCTAACAAAGTTGCGAATAGAAAAAACTAATGACGACTCTGTACACCTAATACTACAAGCAAACCTCATTCAATCTCCATCTGTATGTACAGTTGAACTGCATCGGGTATACTTGCAACAAAGTGGCATCAGTTTTGGTGGTAAAACATCACGCCACCAGATCCATTACTTCTGTGTCGCGTTTTTTCCCATCAATCTCAGGTTCTGATGATTTTTCCCCGTTGCTATCCTTGTTAATTTCGTTGTCAATGTCCGTGTTGTAAGAATCATTATCATCGCTAAGGTGGCAGTCTAAGTCATGCTTGTCGCTGCCACTGCTGCTGCTGTTATTACAATCATTCTCATTGACTTTATTTTCAGTTGCATGCTTCTCGTCCTTGGTCAAGTCTATATCTCTAGAGGAGTTATCAGTTAGTTGCTTTTCTGTAATGTCGTCATCTTGCTTCTCATCATTGACACTGGTTGAATGTTTTGAATGGTGATCAATTGGTCTTACTTCTGCAAAATCACGGGCGGCTTCTTCATCCACACTACTTCCAAGAATTTTATGATCCATAGGATTAGCACGCTGGCGCTCTGAAGTAATACTTGATGATACAGAAACTTTGGTTTCTTGGATCAAAGATATCATTGAAAGAATATCCCTGTTTGTTTCGATATCTACCCATCGATCTCCCACCCAATCCCTTGAGATTCTTAGATTCTTTCTATCCATATTCAAGAACATCCTCTCACCTGATATTAAAATACGAGATAAACAGTTTTCGAAGTAAATAAAGAGAAATATGGTTTAACACTAGCAACAATATTGAAAAACTAAAGCAAAACTCACCAGGAACATAAACTCGATAGGTTTCCTTTTCTGATTTGTCTGCATCGACAATTATTCCCTCCCACCAACCATCACTCCACCAGGCATCAATAGGTGCTCCCACATCAAAGACGAGATCTTCCAGATCACAAGGACGGGAAGGCCTGATTGTCGGACGGTTTGAGTTCCTCATTCCAAGTTTATCAGGTCTGGCTAGTCTAAATGTGGGGATCCATTCCTATAAAGTTGATGAAAGTACAAAATTGATGTTAGTTCCTAAACATAACAATATTAACAAAATTTATGGTCCACATTGGTCCGGAATGGTATAATCATATTACTCTCGTACTTGAAATTTTTAACATGTAAAAATACTGAGGGATACCTCAAGGTTTCCGCATCCAT
Coding sequences within:
- the LOC107876936 gene encoding pectinesterase QRT1-like; this encodes MNFNNSIKIWSLIFMLIFLASKLEAQPYVTWDDIKVNSNALDLNEEGYIKSQRVIVVDQNGNGDSVTVQGAIDTVPINNSDRIKIFIRPAIYREKVFIPASKPFISLIGDENHPGRAIITWNSKACDKDQYGNELGTINTATVAVESDYFCSSGITIENTVFAFPWEYNKQAVALRLAGDKAMLYKVRVLGSQDTLYDELGSHYFFKCYIEGTVDFICGNATSLYLGCDLHSIAQDNMGITGAIAAHQRDSPDVDSGFSFVKCKVTGSGSVLLGRAWGEYSRIIYSKCYFDGIITPEGWYDWDQSSRQQHALFGEYNCKGIGANRTGRVPWARSLSKDQVQPFLNRKFIGGKYWLRV
- the LOC107878795 gene encoding pectinesterase QRT1-like, which encodes MNLSDFSTWVVIFFLIYGDQYSCYIITWDDMKVDFNSMKKDEFIRSRNSFSSQRHRVIFVDQNGKGDSITVQGAVDKVPIHNLQRVIIYIHPGTYREKVNIPASKPFISLVGDHNQTARTIISGHDKASDTDQYGSILGTCRSATLTVESDYFCATGITIENTIIPDAKGVGMQAVALRLTGDRSVLYRVRILGSQDTLLDDAGSHYFYQCYIQGSVDFICGNARSLYKNCTLHSIAKGYGAIAAQHRDTASQDTGFSFVNCKISGSGKIFLGRAWGEYSRIIYSKCDIDGIIDPKGWTDWNQPSRRQHAVFGEYQCRGKGANRAGRVAWSKTLNDSEAQQFSDVEFIGGQQWLRL